A DNA window from Fragaria vesca subsp. vesca linkage group LG3, FraVesHawaii_1.0, whole genome shotgun sequence contains the following coding sequences:
- the LOC101292381 gene encoding cysteine proteinase inhibitor 5-like, with protein sequence MRPFCLLAILAVLLPLAAAVPGGWSPIKDINDPHVKEIAEFAVSEYNKESGKKLELQRVVKGETQVVAGQNFRLLLAVKDDTTAAKYVGVVYERVWEHTRKLLSFDQVKK encoded by the coding sequence ATGCGTCCATTCTGCCTCCTCGCAATCCTCGCCGTCCTCCTCCCTCTGGCCGCCGCCGTTCCCGGCGGATGGAGCCCGATCAAGGACATCAACGACCCCCACGTGAAGGAGATTGCCGAGTTCGCGGTGTCGGAGTACAACAAGGAATCCGGGAAGAAGCTCGAGTTGCAGCGCGTGGTGAAGGGCGAGACTCAGGTCGTCGCCGGCCAGAACTTCCGGCTCCTCCTCGCCGTCAAGGATGACACAACGGCGGCCAAGTACGTGGGCGTCGTGTATGAGCGTGTTTGGGAGCATACCAGAAAATTGCTCTCATTTGATCAAGTCAAGAAATAA
- the LOC101292671 gene encoding disease resistance RPP13-like protein 4-like: METLLSPMVDKVYKAILNEAHVIANFGDEFEQLKKGLETTNDLLANSMNLQSKYDMVKGALSQLREVVDEADDVLTDCLIREIYKENKFFIRRCFHDMGFSSRVGKQLADINSKMDKASGVLGKHLQMANSIAPDRTHGGESDADQSGSDREFMSSNYLPSKTYGLEKHIAVLKERMFGSTNGKLNSMAIVGMGGLGKTTIAKKFFTDTQVISHFNKMIWVTVSQNFSKQRIVKCMLEKANLRLPDVSNSDNLFTTLRQGLEGQAYLIVMDDVWSNPNLVEFWTALYDSLPTKGDKSTCIIITTRSIEVARAMVHQDSKILEPPKLNLEDSWSLFSICAFPLTDGKCPNELFEKEGRAIVEKCGGLPLAIKTVGSCMAKEGDRLSEWTKTKEKFHSLITEGKTDAVMVCLQLSYDELPTDMKQCMLCLSVYPEDFEIQADQLIHWWFGEGLIRGKESNSNTELGYENLARLANRCLLEVVERRGYDGRILKFKIHDMVRELITRIAEKEKFCNFSPQCMQVKIEDSRWLCLTEDMTAELKKQWKRNSKLRVLLFMSSPSLIDFSMKFVFLESLRVLDLSNSKLSVMSVEDSNTASSGICVEKLLGMITSLKRLACLNLSGVQELLEVPSSIKKLLNLQVLVLNGCTKLGKIPAKITYLKRLVVLDIGSCPIKHLPQNLGSLSCLEELSGFRVVSRAKTQGCTLLELGKLVQLRVLRIAICDVDDISEEEKKSLSSLKNLKVLAIDAAEARSRERLDMIDELDLPRAIEELYLRNYHATKMPNWFRQSRLPKLHYLSIEDCEVESLTDKHNRSWKIEGLYLKLLHMLDVDWDDLQKALPVLRYMEISKCPKLKNFPIDDVFKGGVWRK; encoded by the exons ATGGAGACGCTGTTAAGTCCTATGGTGGACAAAGTATACAAGGCCATTTTGAACGAAGCTCATGTGATAGCAAATTTTGGAGACGAGTTTGAGCAACTGAAGAAAGGGTTAGAAACTACAAATGACCTCCTTGCCAACTCGATGAATCTTCAGAGCAAGTATGACATGGTCAAGGGTGCCTTGAGCCAACTAAGAGAAGTAGTTGATGAAGCTGACGATGTATTGACAGATTGCCTTATTCGAGAGATATACAAGGAAAACAAGTTCTTCATACGTCGCTGTTTTCATGATATGGGATTCTCAAGTCGAGTGGGGAAGCAGTTGGCAGATATCAATTCGAAAATGGACAAAGCAAGTGGAGTTTTGGGAAAACATTTGCAAATGGCAAACTCTATAGCGCCTGATAGAACTCATGGTGGTGAAAGCGATGCAGACCAGAGTGGAAGTGATCGGGAATTCATGTCAAGTAACTATCTCCCGTCTAAGACCTATGGATTGGAGAAGCACATTGCAGTTTTGAAAGAGCGGATGTTTGGCAGCACCAACGGGAAACTCAACTCTATGGCCATTGTTGGGATGGGGGGGTTAGGCAAAACCACCATTGCCAAGAAGTTCTTTACTGATACACAAGTTATATCTCACTTTAACAAGATGATCTGGGTGACTGTCTCGCAGAACTTCAGTAAGCAGCGGATTGTGAAGTGCATGCTGGAGAAGGCAAATCTGCGGCTACCGGATGTTTCCAACTCTGACAACTTGTTCACCACCCTTAGACAAGGACTTGAAGGTCAAGCCTATCTCATTGTCATGGATGATGTGTGGTCTAATCCCAACTTGGTCGAATTTTGGACGGCCCTCTATGACTCACTACCTACAAAGGGTGATAAAAGCACCTGCATCATAATCACTACTAGGTCTATTGAAGTCGCAAGAGCTATGGTGCACCAAGACTCGAAAATACTTGAGCCCCCTAAACTGAATTTAGAGGATAGCTGGTCATTATTCAGCATATGTGCGTTTCCATTAACCGATGGAAAATGCCCGAATGAGCTGTTTGAGAAGGAGGGACGGGCTATAGTGGAGAAATGTGGCGGGCTTCCCCTGGCAATCAAGACAGTAGGAAGCTGTATGGCCAAGGAGGGGGATCGTCTTTCTGAGTGGACCAAGACAAAAGAAAAATTCCACTCCTTGATTACCGAGGGAAAAACAGATGCAGTTATGGTTTGTCTACAGTTGAGCTATGATGAACTTCCAACCGATATGAAGCAATGCATGTTGTGTCTTTCTGTTTATCCTGAAGACTTTGAGATACAAGCTGATCAGCTCATTCACTGGTGGTTCGGAGAGGGACTCATCCGGGGCAAGGAAAGCAACTCCAATACAGAATTGGGATATGAAAATCTGGCAAGACTAGCAAACAGATGCCTGTTAGAAGTCGTGGAGCGCCGAGGTTATGATGGAAGGATATTAAAGTTCAAAATACATGATATGGTACGGGAGTTGATAACCAGGATTGCAGAAAAGGAGAAATTTTGCAACTTCAGCCCACAATGTATGCAGGTAAAGATTGAAGATTCTCGGTGGTTATGTCTTACTGAAGACATGACAGCTGAGCTTAAGAAGCAATGGAAAAGAAATTCCAAACTGAGGGTGCTTTTATTTATGTCAAGCCCTTCATTGATTGACTTCAGCATGAAATTTGTGTTTCTGGAGTCACTCAGGGTATTGGACTTGTCTAACTCGAAGTTAAGTGTGATGAGTGTTGAAGATAGCAACACAGCCTCTTCAG GGATTTGTGTGGAGAAACTCTTGGGCATGATCACTTCTCTGAAACGCCTAGCATGTCTAAACCTCAGTGGAGTTCAGGAACTACTGGAAGTGCCATCTTCAATCAAGAAACTCCTTAACCTTCAGGTTTTGGTATTGAACGGATGCACAAAATTAGGCAAAATCCCCGCCAAAATCACATATTTGAAGAGGCTTGTTGTCTTGGACATTGGATCATGTCCAATCAAGCACCTGCCTCAGAACCTAGGGAGCCTCTCTTGTCTTGAAGAACTCTCTGGATTCAGGGTGGTAAGTCGGGCTAAAACACAGGGTTGCACCCTTCTTGAGCTCGGAAAACTGGTGCAGCTAAGAGTTCTTCGAATTGCAATATGTGATGTGGATGATATCTCCGAAGAAGAAAAGAAGAGCTTATCAAGTCTCAAGAACCTCAAGGTTCTAGCTATTGATGCTGCAGAAGCACGCAGTCGAGAGAGGCTTGATATGATAGATGAGCTGGACTTGCCTCGAGCGATAGAGGAGCTGTATCTCAGGAATTACCACGCCACAAAAATGCCAAACTGGTTCAGACAGTCAAGGCTTCCTAAGTTGCATTACCTTTCTATCGAGGATTGCGAAGTTGAAAGCCTAACGGACAAGCACAACCGCAGTTGGAAAATTGAAGGTTTGTATTTGAAGTTGCTACATATGTTAGACGTAGACTGGGATGACTTGCAGAAGGCTTTGCCAGTATTGCGCTACATGGAGATTAGCAAATGTCCTAAGTTGAAAAATTTTCCCATCGATGATGTCTTCAAGGGAGGGGTTTGGAGAAAGTGA